TCAATTATTTAGAAGAATTGCCTTTCATTAAATCAATGGAGTTTGTGGAACTATTTGTAATGTGTTATACTGTAGGGGACTTGAAAATTGCAGAATTATGATAGATCCAACATTTTATTAGTGGGTTATATTGTTATATGGGACTGATTGATATTTGAGGTGTTCGTTTTGATACTTGAGTTGTTCTtgatttttaatgattttttctgAGGTTGTTAAAGGATCCCATTTGTCTATCTCTTCTGTTTAATATTACTTTCCGCTTACTCATTTGTTTCTACATTCAAATACTTGATCTTTTTTTGATACGCTACATGTAAATACTTGATCATACAAGAATTAAGTGTCTATTGTGCTCTTCTTTGGTCCAAAGAGACTgggcagaaaaaaaaaagaaattgaaagagaaaacaaTGTAAATTTCCTTTGATATCTACTTTTAAGATTTAATGTGCCAGAGGTGTTTGATTTTTTCCATTGATATTGCCAACTAGAATATTTAATTCAGAAGTGAGATACAAgaagtatttattattattagtgttCTGGGAAAATTTTCAGCCATAATATAGAATTGGTTTTGAATGCTTACAgctttcttattcttcttctccttcttcttcttttggaaGCTCATAATTTTATTACCTTTTTCATTTGGTATCTAATCTcctcaaaatttaaaacacaatatttgttttaatttataagaTGACTTCATAGAtgtaattttatcttttttattcttgttttcaGGTTAAAGATCTTGTGGAAATATTTCCTGCTTGGAGTTGtctataattcaaaattttgacttgatcttggtatgtatattttattttaatgcaacatatatatacttttctTCTTTGACCACAATCATATCTTGTTCAATTAGCTTAGTTGATTTTTCTTCATGTATTATTCCTTTGCCTTAATATAATATACTTTCTGTTGGCTATCAGGGTTTTCTCTTGTGAGTTTTGTTCCGTATATCTCTTTCCTACCTGATGGCTGAGGAGAATGTCAATTTACCAGCGACCCCAGAGACAATTAAGCCAAATGGGAATAGTTTGAGAGGAAACTCTACGGGAAAAGCAAGCTCTTTAAACAGTGGAGAAATTGTTCCTCATTATCTCAGGGTGTCTACTGGTTCCTGTCATGATTTTTGTAAATATGGGAGGAAACATGCATTTGAAGGAAAGGCAAGACGTCCTATACtgaaaaaagttgtaaaaaaaccACCTGACAGCAAAAACCCATTAGTGAGAGTGGATCTGCCAGAGATGAAGAAGATGACAGTGGTCAGGCTCGAGCCTTCACCTGACTCCAAAACCCATTTATCTGATGTTCCTCAGACCATTAAACAGAAAGTGTCAACAAAATCACCTGGCAGCAAAAATCCTGGAGAAAGTAAATTTCTGAcagagaggaagaagatgtcAGGGGTCAAGTTTAAATCTTCACCTTATTCAAACACACATAAATCTAATACCCAAAAACCCATGAAGGCAGAAGTGTCATCATCTCCCAAAAAGGTGGATGCTTCTTCGAGAAAAGGTTCTTCAAAAGCTAAAGATTTAAACTTGTCCGCAAAACATGCTACCCCTTTGAAGCCAAAATCTGTGGCAGTGAAACCAATGTCTTCTCCTAATTCCTCAGGAGGTATAAGTGGCCTAAGAAAGAGTGATGTCAAGATTGGCAAGATGACGGGGACCTTAAAAGTAGCTGTAAAGAAAGCCCTGGCTTCCCCACAAGCCTCGTTGTCATCGAATTCTTCTGTCAATAGAGTAGCTGTAAAGAGAGCCCTTGCCTCCCCACAAGCCTCATTGTCATCAAATTCTTCTGTCAATAGAGTAGCTGTAAAGAAAGGCCTGGCTTCCACACAAGCCTCATTGTCATCAAATTCTTCTGTCAATAGAGTTGCAAATTCAAATGAAAGAAAGCTCAGGAACAAGAAAGTTGTGTCTCCCCTTATGAATCAGAACAAGATTAGAAAAGCTGAACCTAAGCAACCCAACAATGAAGAGGTCCCAGAGAAAACCTTGTATGTCATCAAGGTGGAAACTGAGAACAAACCTTTGGAATCTGCTCAAAATGAAAGAATTGCAATTGAACTGTCACATGCTCTATCATCATCACCGAAGTCTACATCCCTCCCAAATATTCTGTCTTCTTCAACCCATGAAGAAGAATATCAAGAGGAGTCTGAATATACAATGAGTGAAGCAGAAGATGACTCACCCTTGGAAAATAGTGAACTTGAGGATACTGAAGAAGCAGACACCTTGGAAGAGGGATACAAAGGGAGGCCCAGAAAGGCTGGGATGGTTTTTTCTGAAGATAAAAACTCCCAACCTTCAAAATTGAAGTTCAGGCAGGGGAAGGTGGTTGATATTCAGTCTGCAAATAACAGTCCGAGGAGGCTTAAATTTAGGCAAGGTAGAATGTTGGGGGAGAACCAAATTGTCAAGGCCAATGCCCGAAGGAGAGGCTTTAAAAGGACAGGTAGAGGTGATGGTGACACAAAGAGTATGGAAGCTGATCCACCAAAAGTTGTTTTGAGGCATCAAGATGTGCAGGGGAAGAAAGATGCTCAGGGTTTGTTTAATAATGTAATAGAAGAAACAGCAAGTAAACTTGTTGAAGCCCGGAAGAGCAAGGTTAAGGCCTTGGTTGGTGCTTTTGAAACTGTGATCTCCCTCCAAGAGAAAAAACCTGCAAACGTTGTTGCTTGAGttttagagaaaggaaaaaaaaattaacattctGTAACTTCGTTGTTTTGTAAAGGAATGATAGGAAAATAAATCTAAGCTTGTAATGGAGAAGTGAATTAACAAGCTTATGAAGCTGCAGCAGCATAATA
This DNA window, taken from Quercus robur chromosome 2, dhQueRobu3.1, whole genome shotgun sequence, encodes the following:
- the LOC126713648 gene encoding uncharacterized protein LOC126713648, yielding MAEENVNLPATPETIKPNGNSLRGNSTGKASSLNSGEIVPHYLRVSTGSCHDFCKYGRKHAFEGKARRPILKKVVKKPPDSKNPLVRVDLPEMKKMTVVRLEPSPDSKTHLSDVPQTIKQKVSTKSPGSKNPGESKFLTERKKMSGVKFKSSPYSNTHKSNTQKPMKAEVSSSPKKVDASSRKGSSKAKDLNLSAKHATPLKPKSVAVKPMSSPNSSGGISGLRKSDVKIGKMTGTLKVAVKKALASPQASLSSNSSVNRVAVKRALASPQASLSSNSSVNRVAVKKGLASTQASLSSNSSVNRVANSNERKLRNKKVVSPLMNQNKIRKAEPKQPNNEEVPEKTLYVIKVETENKPLESAQNERIAIELSHALSSSPKSTSLPNILSSSTHEEEYQEESEYTMSEAEDDSPLENSELEDTEEADTLEEGYKGRPRKAGMVFSEDKNSQPSKLKFRQGKVVDIQSANNSPRRLKFRQGRMLGENQIVKANARRRGFKRTGRGDGDTKSMEADPPKVVLRHQDVQGKKDAQGLFNNVIEETASKLVEARKSKVKALVGAFETVISLQEKKPANVVA